The following coding sequences are from one Lolium rigidum isolate FL_2022 chromosome 6, APGP_CSIRO_Lrig_0.1, whole genome shotgun sequence window:
- the LOC124664455 gene encoding probable aspartic proteinase GIP1: MDAALLARLASLRQSIQAAETSAAGEAPTATTGMEAVLESCQALEHLVEKEAEAASKKRKQWGEMKDTARRLHAQVKDIVTDVWKSKAEESSREVELLLSAVAPFELCYDSSKLGSSLSDYFVPQVDVLLEGGTNFTVVGGNSMAQVNTNTACFTFLKAASSTAGPPVLIGGFQLENKLVTLDNAKQQLSFTGYFPARGVSCSNFNSPRLPSVHCTLVQ, encoded by the exons ATGGATGCGGCGTTGCTCGCGCGCCTCGCCTCGCTGAGGCAGTCGATCCAGGCCGCCGAAACGAGTGCGGCCGGCGAGGCGCCGACGGCCACCACGGGCATGGAGGCAGTCCTCGAGAGCTGCCAGGCCTTGGAGCATCTTGTCGAGAAGGAGGCGGAGGCCGCGTCGAAGAAAAGGAAGCAATGGGGCGAGATGAAGGACACAGCTCGCCGCCTCCACGCTCAGGTGAAGGACATCGTCACCGACGTTTGGAAGAGCAAGGCGGAGGAGAGCTCGAGGGAAGTGGAG ctgctcctctccgccGTGGCCCCGTTCGAGCTCTGCTACGACtcgtccaagctgggctcgtcccTGTCCGACTACTTCGTGCCGCAGGTGGACGTGCTGCTCGAGGGCGGGACCAACTTCACGGTGGTCGGCGGCAACTCCATGGCGCAGGTGAACACCAACACGGCGTGCTTCACGTTTCTCAAGGCGGCGAGCAGCACGGCGGGGCCGCCGGTGCTCATCGGAGGGTTCCAGCTCGAGAACAAGCTCGTGACGCTCGACAACGCCAAGCAGCAGCTCAGCTTCACCGGATACTTCCCCGCCAGAGGAGTCTCCTGCAGCAACTTCAACTCACCAAGGCTGCCTAGTGTACACTGTACACTCGTACAGTGA
- the LOC124667369 gene encoding chitinase CLP-like codes for MSQLKPVIVFVLLALCACTAASAPLLIKINKGAASTALYTAPLSAGRALVLDLSAPAITTPCSSGTTTTVTLSANTTNGANPLSPVSFAATATCAAAPSGAAGVAGLGRSSASFPAQVASTQKVANSFALCLPSDGTTGFSGNGVGAAIFGGGPFYLAPPADREAITTLLSDPVPLRQPFAGNPGYFVTATGGIAIDGSVAAAGPLVVGLSTTVTYTQLRADVYSRVIAAFDRALGQTAKVAAVAPFELCYDSSKLGSSLSGYSVPQVDVLLEGGTNFTVVGGNSMAQVNTNTACFAFLKSSGSTAGPPVLIGGFQLENKLVVLDNAKQQLSFTGYLPARGFSCSNFNFTRAG; via the coding sequence ATGTCGCAACTCAAACCAgtcatcgtcttcgtcctcctcgcgctGTGCGCGTGCACGGCGGCGAGCGCGCCGCTGCTTATAAAAATCAACAAGGGCGCGGCGTCTACAGCCCTGTACACAGCGCCCCTCAGCGCCGGCCGCGCGCTCGTCCTCGACCTCTCCGCGCCGGCCATCACGACTCCGTGCAGCAGCGGGACCACCACGACCGTGACGCTCTCCGCCAACACCACCAACGGCGCCAACCCGCTGTCCCCGGTCTccttcgccgccaccgccacctgcgCAGCGGCCCCGTCCGGTGCTGCCGGCGTCGCGGGGCTCGGGCGCTCCAGCGCCTCGTTCCCGGCGCAGGTCGCCAGCACGCAGAAGGTGGCCAACTCGTTCGCGCTCTGCCTCCCGAGCGACGGCACGACCGGGTTCAGCGGCAACGGCGTGGGCGCGGCCATCTTCGGCGGCGGCCCGTTCTACCTGGCACCGCCCGCCGACCGCGAGGCCATCACCACGCTCCTCTCCGACCCGGTCCCGCTCCGCCAGCCCTTTGCCGGGAACCCCGGCTACTTCGTCACGGCGACCGGCGGCATCGCCATCGACggctccgtcgccgccgccggcccgctcGTCGTCGGCCTCTCCACGACCGTCACCTACACGCAGCTCCGCGCCGACGTGTACAGCCGCGTCATCGCGGCCTTCGACCGCGCCCTGGGCCAGACCGCCAAGGTCGCCGCCGTGGCACCGTTCGAGCTCTGCTACGACTCGTCCAAGCTCGGCTCGTCACTGTCCGGGTACTCCGTGCCGCAGGTGGACGTGCTGCTGGAGGGCGGGACCAACTTCACGGTCGTCGGGGGCAACTCCATGGCGCAGGTCAACACCAACACGGCGTGCTTCGCGTTTCTGAAATCGTCCGGCAGCACGGCGGGGCCGCCGGTGCTCATCGGAGGGTTCCAGCTGGAGAACAAGCTGGTGGTGCTCGACAACGCCAAGCAGCAGCTCAGCTTCACCGGCTACCTCCCCGCCAGAGGCTTCTCATGCAGCAACTTCAACTTCACCAGGGCTGGCTAG